Proteins from one Cryptomeria japonica chromosome 4, Sugi_1.0, whole genome shotgun sequence genomic window:
- the LOC131047729 gene encoding uncharacterized protein LOC131047729: MGIALSSSSSSSSSPKTRPTAKSILDDGALREYEHPVKLAQVLNERGREAFFCLSDSINFNECLAPLPAHHELQLDRLYFLLPLTKLKYPLLPSEMAAMVLKAAAALQSKQNKHNSRKKRRGPKVVEQEMDERQIQKSDSYHFNEFIISVVESKRTTSRGIKFVRNKHKQSWTTKLAPIPETFAY, encoded by the coding sequence ATGGGCAttgctctttcttcttcttcttcttcttcttcttcccccaAAACTCGTCCGACTGCAAAGTCAATACTGGACGATGGTGCGCTTCGAGAATATGAACATCCAGTGAAGCTAGCTCAAGTTTTAAACGAAAGGGGAAGGGAAGCCTTCTTCTGCCTCTCTGACTCCATCAATTTTAACGAGTGTTTAGCCCCTCTTCCTGCACACCACGAATTGCAGCTGGATCGCCTCTATTTTCTCCTTCCACTCACAAAATTGAAATACCCTTTACTGCCTTCTGAGATGGCTGCCATGGTCTTAAAAGCAGCTGCGGCCTTGCAATCAAAACAGAACAAGCACAACAGTCGCAAAAAACGCCGAGGTCCTAAAGTGGTGGAGCAGGAAATGGATGAACGCCAAATTCAGAAATCAGATTCTTATCATTTTAATGAATTTATAATTTCGGTCGTGGAGTCGAAGCGCACAACATCGAGAGGGATTAAGTTCGTCCGCAACAAGCATAAGCAGTCATGGACAACTAAACTTGCCCCAATACCCGAGACCTTCGCTTATTGA